The following DNA comes from Allobranchiibius huperziae.
ACGATCTGTCCTCGACGCCGCGCGTCTGGGTGACGGGGTCGGGATACGCCGCGGTCCCGCCGGCGGCGGCCGCCTTGGTGGCCCCGTTCGTCGCGGCGCTCGCGGAGCTGGTGCCGGGACTGCAGGTGCGGGAGCTGCGGGTGCACCGCTCGGGTCGCACGCCCGGGGACTACGCGGCGATGAGCCCGGCGGATCGGGACGCCGCGCTGCGCGACGACTGCATGTACGTCGAGGACGGCGCCGACCTGCGCGGCGAGCTCGTGGTCGCCCTGGACGACATCCGCGTCACCGGGACCCACGAACGCGCGATGAACGCGTGCCTCACCGCGGCGGGCGCGCGGTGGATCGATCATCTCTACCTGGTGGACGCCGCCGCGTTCGCGACGGCACCGCAACTGGAGTCGATGCTGAACGCCGCGGCGGTCGAGGGGCTCGACGACCTGCTGGCGATCGTGCGAGCCGATGACTTCGTGCCCAACGCCAGGGTGTGCCGGCGAGTGCTCCGGTTGCCGCCCGAGGAACTGGTGAGGTTCGTCGAGCAGGCGCCTCCGGAGGTGCTGCGATGGGTCGGCGACGCGATCGAGGCCGACCACCTCGCCGACGTCGAGCAGTTCGCGGACGGCGTACGCCGATTGCGCGGTCTGGCCGCGATTCGGCACTGACCCGGAGCCGCCATCTCGTAGGCTGCGGCGACGGTCGAGAGGGGGCTGACCTGCATGAGCACTGACGGACAGCCGGGGCCGCTGCACCGCAACCACGCGTTCATGGTCCTGCTGCTCGGTCAGACGGCATCCTCCATCGGTTCCTCGATGACCGGCCTGGTCTTCCCGCTCATCGGTTACGCCCTCACCGGGTCCACGCTCCTCGCGGGAGTGGCGGCCACGTCGGTGCTCGTCGGAGAGCTGGCCGGCCGGCTGGTCTCCGGCGCGCTGGTCGACCGGTGGGCCAAGCGGCGGGTCATCGTCCTCGCCAACCTGACCGCCGCACTCGCCGTCGCGAGTCTGGCCGCCGCGGAGCTGCTCGGCCACCTCGTGCTGGCCCATCTGATGATCGCCGGCCTCGTGCTCGGACTGGCCGACTCGTTCCTCGCCCCGGCCTCGTCCGCCTCGGTGCGCCAGGTGGTCCCGCCCGAACAGCTGCCGCTGGCCTACACCCGACTGCAGGCGCGCGACCACGTCGCGAGCCTGGTCGGCCCACCGCTCGGCGGCGCGCTCTACTCGATCGCCCGCAGCGTCCCGTTCGTGGTGGACACCGTCAGCTACCTGGCGTACGCCGCCGGAGCGAGCCGGCTGCGCACCGATCTGCGGTCCGACGCACCCACCGGCAACTCCCTGCTGACCGACGCCCGTGCGGGCGTGCACTTCGTCTGGCACCACCACGTCGTACGGTCCGTGCTCCTGTGGGGCGGGCTGTTCAACTTCGCGATGGCGTACGTGTTCACGGCGGTGACCCTGCGCCTGGTCCGGGCGGGTGTGACGCCGGCAGCGATCGGGCTGGTCGACACCTGCGCGGCCGCTGCAGGACTCCTCGGTGCCGTCATCGCGCCCACGATCGTCGCCCGGTTCCGTAGCGGCCTGCTGACGATCGTGACCGGCCTGGCACTCGCACTGCTCGTCGCGCCGATGGGTCTCACCATCAACGTCGTCGTGACAGGCGCGCTCTTCGCGGCTGGGTTCCTGCTGCTCCCGGCGAACAACTCGGCCATCTCGGCCTACATCTCGAACGCCACTCCGCAGCACCTGCAGGCCCGGGTGAACGCCGCCAGTGGGCTGGTCGCGCTCGGCTTCGCGCCCCTGGCGCCTCCGGTGGCCGGTGTCCTCATCATCGCCCTGGGCGACGTCGGCTCGATGCTCGCCGGGTCGGTCTTCCTCTTCCTCAGCCTCGTGCCGCTGCTGACCGACCGCGAGGTCGTCGCGCTCGGGCGTCCGGACACCTGGCGGCCTGCACCGTGACGCAGGTATCACTGAGGGACACACGTCTTCCTGTGTCCCTCGGACTTAGCCGTGCCACCGTGAACCGGGCCCACGACGGCGTACTCACCGGTAGCTTGAGCAGATGGAGACCACGACGCAGCGGGTGCATGCCTTCACCGACGACGCTCTCGGGCAGGACGACGCCACCGGTGTCGCGGCGCGCATCGCGTCCGGCGCGATCAGCGCGAGCGAGGCGGTCGATGCCGCGATCGCCCGCAGCGAGGCCGTCGAGCAGCACCTCAGCGGACTGCGGTTCGAGGACTTCGACCGGGCGCGCAAACGGGCGGCCGACGGTGCCGGCGGCGCGTTCGCCGGAGTGCCGACACTGCTGAAGGACAACATCATGGTCGGCGGGATGCCGATGACCCAGGGGTCTCGCGCGTTCGCGATGACCCCGCACCCGAAGGACGGCCCGGTCGCGAGCCAGTTCCGGGCGACCGGGCTCATCCCGATCGGCACCTCGACGATGCCGGAGTTCGGGTGGACCTGCTCCACCGAGACCCTCGAGTACAGCACCCACAACCCGTGGCACACGTCGTACTCCTCCGGCGGCAGCTCGGGTGGTTCGGCGGCGTACGTCGCGGCGGGTGTCGTGCCGATCGCGCACGGCAACGACGGCGGTGGTTCCATCCGGATCCCCGCGCACGCCTGTGGTCTGATCGGGTTGAAACCGACCCGTGGGAGGCTGCGGATCGAGACCGCGGACCGGGTGATGCCCGTACGCGTCGTCAGCCAGTCGGTGCTGGCCCGCTCGGTGCGCGACGTCGCCGGCTTCTTCGCGGCCGCCGAGCAGGTGCACCGCAACCGGCTGCTCAAGCCGATGGGGCTGGTCGACCAGCCGCAGGCGAGGCCGTTGCGCATCGGGCTGCTCATCGACTCACCGGCCGTGCAGACCCGCACCGATCCTGAAACCCGCACTGCCATTGAAGGATTCGCGCGCCGGCTGGAGGACCTCGGCCACCATGTCGAACCGTACGAGCTGAAGCTGCCGTCCTATTTCAAGGACGACTTCTCGTCGTACTGGATGCTGCTCGGGCTGCTGGCCTCCAGCGGCACGGACCGGATCTTCGGTGAGGGGTACGACCCCGAGCGGCTGGAGGGGCTCACCAAGTACCTGGGCGCGCAGGGCAGGAAGCGGCTGCTCAAAATGCCCGTCTCGCTGTCGCGGTTGCTCGCCTCCGACGTCGTCTCACGGGTGCAGATGTACCGCGGTCCGGACCTGATCGTGTCGCCGGTGCTGACCGGTACGACGCCCCAGCTGGGCTACCTCGGCGCGGACATCGATCCCGCGCTGCACTTCGAGCGGCTCGTCGACCTGTGCGCGTTCACCCCGTTGCACAACGCGACCGGTGCGCCGGCGATCTCCCTGCCGGTGGGCCAGACCGCCGACGGCCTGCCCATCGGCGCGATGGTGTCGGGCACCCACGGCGACGACGCACTGCTACTGCGCCTGGCGTTGCAGGTGGAGGCCGCTCACCCCTGGCGTCGTATCCAGGACTGACAAAGACAGCGAGCCGTCGGACGTCACCGTCCGACGGCTCGCTGTCGATCCGGCAGCTGTGGCCGGAGGGGACTGCTACCGGCCGGCGCGCGCTGCCTTCTTGGCCTTCGGTTCGGCATCGTGCCAGCCCTGCTTCGCGCCCGAGACGATCCCACTGGCCCGGCGCTTGACGGCGCGACCGTAGCGCCGCGCGAACGCCTGGCTCGGGGCCGTCCCCGACGGGGCGGCGGGAGCCGGTGCGGGGGCGGCAGCCGGAGCGGCGGCGGGGGCCGGCTCGGGTGCGGCTGCCACCGGCTCGGCCTTGCCCGGGTACCAGTACGGCGCCCAGAGCTTCGACAGGCCCGCGCGCTTGTCGTCCTTGACCTCGGCAGGCATGTCGCGAACGACAATTCCGACCGCCGCGAGCTCGTCGATGATCTGCGGGGTGAACGGCCGCTTGCGCCACGCGTCGACGATGTAGGTGCGGGTCTTGAGGTAGTCCAGGTACCGGCGCCCGTGCTTGTCGTTCGCGCCGAGGTGGGCGAAGACGGCCATCCGCTCGTCGTGCGCGGGTGCGACCTCCTCCGGCGGGAAGGCGTTCCACTCGTCCGGCTCGGGGAACCGCGCGCTCGGGTCCTTGAGCAGCGTGCCCGCGCCGGAGTGGGTCATCCGCATGCTCCACACCAACAGGTCGTTCGGGCTGTTCTGGCAGTAGAGCGTCGGTCCGGTCTCCAGGTCGCAGATGTCCTGCGATCCGACCTTCAGGTTGAGCCCGCCGGTGTGTTCGGTGTGGTCCTGCAGGTAGATGCCGAACCGCAGCTGCGTGTACCGGTCGTCCCAGTCGGGCGCGTCCGGGTCCAGGCGGTCGGTGTTGTCCTTGTGCCAGGCACGGATGACGCCGTTGATGGTGGCCGAGCTGTCACCGCCGTACAACACCTCGTCGGTGTCCAGGAGCTTCTTCGCGACCGCGGCCATCCGACCGTCTGCGAGGACGTGCCGCATCGGCGAGGTCGCCAGCTCCCCACCGCCGGACCCGCAGTGCTCGCGCACCTCCGAGCGCATCTGCTCGACCTCCGCGTCGGTGTAGACGTCGGGCAGGATCGCGTACCCCTTGCGCCAGAACTCCGCAACGTCCAGATCCGCCAACGCTTGTTCAAACATACAAACCTCCCGGTCGTGTTCGTCAGTCCGAGCCGCGTCGAACACGGCTGCAGCTCAGACCCCATGGTCCACCACCTCGATGTGTGGTGACATGCCTTTGCACTGTGTGTCTCAGGTGGACGCTGCCGGCCCCCGACCCCTGTGGCAGGAATGATGGTCGAGTCGACGCCTGCGTCGCGCCAACCGCGTCGGCGAGTCCCGAAAAGGTCGAGGAACGACGCTCTCAAGCTCCGGCGCGGTCCACGGTCCCCTACGCGGAGGTAGGGGTGACCTCGCCCATCTCGCCCCAACCATGCTGCGGCGTCTCGAAATTGACGATCTGCGGTGTCGATGCGACATGGTCGCCGAGCATCGCGGTCGCCGTCTTGAAGTGCTCGCTCTGCACGTGCCGTGCGCCGGCATCGGAGTCCTCGAACGCCTCCACCAGGGTGAAGACGTTGTCGGCGTCCACGCTGCGGCTCCACTCGAAGAAGAGGCACCCGTCCTCGGCGCGGGTCGCCTGCGTGAAGTCGTCCACGATGTCCAACCACCGCGACGCGGATTCGGGCCGGACGGTCCACTTGACCACGATGAAGATCATCGATCGACTGTAACCGCGGGATCAGAGCGCGATCCGGTATCGGGAGATCTTGCGGTAGAGGGTCGCGCGCGACATCCCCAGCTCGGTCGCCGCGTGCGCGACGGTCGCGCCCGGCGCCGCCAGGCACCGCACGATCTCATCCCGCTCGAAGGCCTCGATCCGGGTCAGCACGTGGTCGCCGCCGCTCACCACCCCGGCCGGCAGGTGGCGGACGTCGACCAGGTCGCTGCGCGCGGCGGCGTCGCGGACGACCGTGCGCAGCTCCGCGACATTGCCCGGCCACGATGCGGCGCCGAGCGCCCGCATCGCCCGCGGTGTGAAGCCGACGTCGCGGTGGCGCAACTGCCGCGCGAAGAACGCCGCCAGCGGCGCCACGTCGTCGGCGCGGTGCCGCAGCGGCGGCGCCTCGACCACCGTGTGCACGGCCTCCCTCAACGGGCTGGGGATCGTCTCGTACGACGTGGCGGTGACGATGAGGGGATGCGGGCGCCGATCCCGGCCTCCGGCGTCCGCCACCAGCTGCGTGGCCGCCCAGGAAGGCAGGGTGTCTGCCGCTGAGACCACGACGCCGATGTCGTCGGCGCGCAGCTCCGGTGACCACAGCGCCATCCAGCCGGAGACGTCCGACGGTCGAGGCGCTCGGGCGACCAGCACCCTGCCCCGACGGTTGCCCGCGCGCCTGCCGAGCATCGCGAGCGTCGTACGTCCGCTGCCCGACTCGCCGACGACCGCCACCAGGCCTCCGGTCGCCAGCGCCGCTATGGTCTCGGCGCGAGCGGCGCTCCACCCGATCGAGACGCACGGGTCCTCCGCGCCGAGCGGGCGCTCGCCGGTGAGCACGTGGAAGACCTCGCCGCGCGGCGCGGGTTGCTCGTGCAGGCCCACGCTGCGCACCTGCATCAGCGAGGTGGTGTTCGCGGACGCCGATTGCGCGAGGGCGAGCAGCAGGTGCGAGGAGGTCTGCGACCAGGTCGTGAGGTTGATGCAGCCGAGCAGCCGCCCGTCGCCAGGGTCCATCACGGGGGCGGCCGCGCAGGTGTACCGGCGCAGCGGCGCCACGTAGTGGTCGCCTCCGCGGACCAGGGCCGGCACCTGATCAGCCAGGGCCAGCGCCAGGCCGTTGGTGCCCGCCGTCCGCTCGTCGTAGTAGAAGCCGGGCGCCAGGTGCACCCGGTCCAGCGAGTGCTCGATGCGGCTGTCGTCGGACCAGCGGGTGAGGACGAGCCCGTGCGGGTCGGTGAGCATCACACCGACCGGCTCGTCGGCGAGCGTGGTGCGCAGCCCCTGCAGCACCCGAGCGCCGCACTCGAAGAAGAGCGACCCGGTCGGCAACTCGTCGGCGTACACCTCGGCGACCTCCTCGGGGGAGACGCCGTACTGCTCGCTGCGGGCCCAGGACGCGCGCATCCGGCCAGACCTGCCTGATCCGGGCAGTCCGCCCGGGCCTGAGCCGGAGAGTTCTTCGCCCACGGACGTGCCCTTCGCACCCTGTCTCAAAGTGAGACACCGCACCTGGTCGGTGTGGCGTGCATCACACCTAGCGTCTCCAGTGTGAACCCGTTCGCGCGCGTTGTCCCCTGCTGCTGCGAACCCCAGGTCTAGGAGGATCCATGTACACCAAGGACGGCGAGAACTACTTCATCCTCGATGCGCACGTGGCGCTGTGGGATGCCCGCCCGGAGAACCAGCTCAACGTGCACGGCAAACAGTTCATCGACTGCTTCTACGACTACCACCGCAATCTCAGCCCGGAGTCGGAGGTCTGGCCGTACGAGGACTACCTCTACCAGGGCGGCGACCGGCTGATAAAGGACCTGTTCGAGGACGGGTACGTCGACCACGCGATCTTCCAGCCCGCCTACCTGGGCGAGTTCTACAAGAACGGCTTCGGGCAGACCGAGGAGGCGTCCGCGCTGACGAAGGCGCACCCGGACAAGCTCACCTACAACCACAGCTTCGATCCGCGCAACGGCGAGGCCGGCCTGGACCAGCTGCGAGCCGACGCGGAGCGCTTCGACCTCCAGGGCGTGAAGCTCTACACCGCCGAGTGGCACGGGGACTCGCGCGGCTACAAGCTGTCCGACGCGTGGGCCTACCGGTACTTCGAGCTCTGCCAGGAGCTCGG
Coding sequences within:
- a CDS encoding MFS transporter, which gives rise to MSTDGQPGPLHRNHAFMVLLLGQTASSIGSSMTGLVFPLIGYALTGSTLLAGVAATSVLVGELAGRLVSGALVDRWAKRRVIVLANLTAALAVASLAAAELLGHLVLAHLMIAGLVLGLADSFLAPASSASVRQVVPPEQLPLAYTRLQARDHVASLVGPPLGGALYSIARSVPFVVDTVSYLAYAAGASRLRTDLRSDAPTGNSLLTDARAGVHFVWHHHVVRSVLLWGGLFNFAMAYVFTAVTLRLVRAGVTPAAIGLVDTCAAAAGLLGAVIAPTIVARFRSGLLTIVTGLALALLVAPMGLTINVVVTGALFAAGFLLLPANNSAISAYISNATPQHLQARVNAASGLVALGFAPLAPPVAGVLIIALGDVGSMLAGSVFLFLSLVPLLTDREVVALGRPDTWRPAP
- a CDS encoding amidase, which gives rise to METTTQRVHAFTDDALGQDDATGVAARIASGAISASEAVDAAIARSEAVEQHLSGLRFEDFDRARKRAADGAGGAFAGVPTLLKDNIMVGGMPMTQGSRAFAMTPHPKDGPVASQFRATGLIPIGTSTMPEFGWTCSTETLEYSTHNPWHTSYSSGGSSGGSAAYVAAGVVPIAHGNDGGGSIRIPAHACGLIGLKPTRGRLRIETADRVMPVRVVSQSVLARSVRDVAGFFAAAEQVHRNRLLKPMGLVDQPQARPLRIGLLIDSPAVQTRTDPETRTAIEGFARRLEDLGHHVEPYELKLPSYFKDDFSSYWMLLGLLASSGTDRIFGEGYDPERLEGLTKYLGAQGRKRLLKMPVSLSRLLASDVVSRVQMYRGPDLIVSPVLTGTTPQLGYLGADIDPALHFERLVDLCAFTPLHNATGAPAISLPVGQTADGLPIGAMVSGTHGDDALLLRLALQVEAAHPWRRIQD
- a CDS encoding putative quinol monooxygenase, whose protein sequence is MIFIVVKWTVRPESASRWLDIVDDFTQATRAEDGCLFFEWSRSVDADNVFTLVEAFEDSDAGARHVQSEHFKTATAMLGDHVASTPQIVNFETPQHGWGEMGEVTPTSA
- a CDS encoding helix-turn-helix domain-containing protein, giving the protein MRASWARSEQYGVSPEEVAEVYADELPTGSLFFECGARVLQGLRTTLADEPVGVMLTDPHGLVLTRWSDDSRIEHSLDRVHLAPGFYYDERTAGTNGLALALADQVPALVRGGDHYVAPLRRYTCAAAPVMDPGDGRLLGCINLTTWSQTSSHLLLALAQSASANTTSLMQVRSVGLHEQPAPRGEVFHVLTGERPLGAEDPCVSIGWSAARAETIAALATGGLVAVVGESGSGRTTLAMLGRRAGNRRGRVLVARAPRPSDVSGWMALWSPELRADDIGVVVSAADTLPSWAATQLVADAGGRDRRPHPLIVTATSYETIPSPLREAVHTVVEAPPLRHRADDVAPLAAFFARQLRHRDVGFTPRAMRALGAASWPGNVAELRTVVRDAAARSDLVDVRHLPAGVVSGGDHVLTRIEAFERDEIVRCLAAPGATVAHAATELGMSRATLYRKISRYRIAL